AGAACTTGATTTAGATTATATTTTCTTAGAGCTTCATTCTGGATTTTTGATTATATGTTGTTAGCTCTTGATTTGGATCGTTGTTATAACTAGATTCTGGATTGTGTTATTAGAACTTTAGTCAAATTATGTGTTCTTAGAACTTCATTAAATAATGTCACGTGCACCAACTTGAAATAGTTGTGGTAGTAAAATTTTAGTGTCAATACACGGTAATGCTTTAGTAACATCTTATTTCGTTATTGCAATTGAGTTACaagaatataaacaaatttggataccaaacaaaaatatacttttCTAATTAAAGAATGTATTATAGATAGATTTCCTCACGGACTTATTTGTTGGTAATATTCCTTAAATTTCTTGCACACAAATTTATTTTGTCAATAATTCATGCATTTGTTACATACAATTgatatttctttatataaacaCATTCATTATTCACACATCTTCTAATCGTGGGAATTGTTCACGACCACTATCAACGAATTATTTCATAACCTTATGTATGGATTATTTAATATGTAGTATTATTTATGCTGAATGTGAATGTACCTATGTCTcttatacatataaaattatttttgtatataattcgTGAGTAATATCccatttttaattgatttgatgCTTTTCTTACATATTATTACGTCTGTAAAAAATTGCTTTTGTAGTATacataaaggaaaaaatataatttatcgtAACAGAACCTGCATAAGAATTACAGAGTTGCGCAATTCCAAGGGGGTAATACTATACACTGTTGTGAAGAGTTTGTCTTAACTTTTTCCCACggaaaaacaacatatataataaagcacttaaacaaattataacaattcacttttctaaaattattctgtaTAGTAGgcttaaatttattaaaacccAACATTTTGAAAGCCACActtagaatatttattttaattagttttaactGATAGCATACAATGTTAAAAGTAGCGTTGTTGGAAGTTTATATCACATCGCTTATCTATAGTTTTCTGTGTGTTCCTTATTAGAAAACTTCCAACAACGttagatttattttagaaaatattttgttctttctttttcttgtggactttatatttaatttttcttttcacagaAGAGAAAAATTCCTGACTGAAAAACAAGTGAGTAGAAGAGACTCTGGTCCCACTTTGTCACTATATCCAGTCAATTCGAAGAGCAGATTCACTAGAGTGTAAGCATTTGTAATAACTTGACAAGTATCTGGATCTGTTCTTATACTTTAAACAAACTGCATAAGAACTCCTCATAGGAAGTCAAGATAGTGTGGTAGAAATTTCATAGGTGTTAATCTTATGATGATGAAGTAAAGAAGAAAGTGTGCATTGTACGTATGAGTTGCAGGTTTTGGGGTGAATTGCTAAAGCGTGCTGCATGGTTTACCACCATTGTAGGGAGAAAAGGGAAGTTGGCAAGTAAAGGTTTGGAATTGTACACATTACAAAATTCCCTGCCCCATCATCCATTCTTATTCCTTCACGTGTCCCCCAAAACTACACAACGAATCCCAGCCACACCTCTTCTACATAACCCTCGACCAACAACATATTCTCCTTATCCTAACCAACAACCTTAATTTCCCTCTTTCCTTTTCAACAATGGAATCCCATGCCTCCAATTCAAACTCTCATCCTAACCATAATaacaaccaccaccaccaccacccgCCTAGGTTCAAACCCAGCCAACCCATCTCCGACCGAATAGTCCGTGCCCTCCGCCACCGTCTCCGCCTCCTCCACCGTGCCGGCTCCACCTTCTTCATATTCGGTGCCACCGGTAACGTCTACACGGTCACCCTCTCCTCCACCCCCTCCTGCACCTGCCCTGATCGTACAACCCCATGCAAGCACATTCTCTTTGTTTTCATTCGAGTTCTGGGCGTGTCCCTTGATGATGTCTGTCTAAGGAGGAGGACCCTTCGTCCCTGCCAGCTCCAACGCCTCCTCGGCAAGCCCACGTTGCCGGAGGCAGTGGCGGGCGGCACCCTCCGGCAGAGGTTCCACCAACTGTTCTTCGGTGGAGGGTCAAGGAGGCCAAAGATAGAGACGGAGGAGGGTGCGACGTGCCCGGTTTGCCTTGAAGAAATGGAGAAGGAGCAAAAGCTGGTTGCATGTGGGACATGTCGTAACCCTGTTCATGAAGAGTGCTTGATGAGGTGGAAGAGAACAAGGGGAAGAAGATCGGCTAGTTGTGTGATTTGTAGAGCAAGGTGGAGGGATACGGCGGAGCAGGATCAATATCTGAACCTTTCTGCGTATGTTAGTGAAGATGACATCGGAGAACCTGCTGGGGGGCTCTGCACTGGCTGAGTTTCATgtacatataatataatgtttgaTGTGTGGTTAaagaatcataatcacaattAACTGAAACTGTTTATGTTGAAACTATGATTAGTCAGAATACTTGTGTATTGTTTCTGTAGTTCATACTTCTTTTATCCTCTGCAGCAAGAGTTTCCTTCCTTTTGTTTTCACTAAACATACTTTGCAGTTTGGTTCTTttcaaaatggaaaaaagaCATAGTTGGACACCACGGAGGTTTTTTACCAGGAGAAAGATGAAAGACAGAAAACATACTGattcaaaaaattaatcattacTTATAACGTTGattttgagaaaattgaaaattttcatttttttgaataaatagAACTCATTTCGAGGGACTTGCTAAATTTTAAGAATACAGATTATTTTGAAATGGCCTTGTTTAATGCATTGCATAAATATACttgtttaaactttattttggaatttattgaaaatagaatatttttgcaatatttgtttgtttaaaattatttttcgtTGATTGCACCAAatcttaaattaaatgaaactaaATTGTAAATGTTAACTTAATTCCATcctttcatattattaaaaataaagatatagaaCGTTATGACATgtactttttattctttttaaatgaaatGGCTTAAGAGTAACGGTCCTTTTCCAGATAAatctcaaatataaattaaaatgcatttagtaatattttaattttcaaaaaatatttattttaaaaacttatttgaaatttaatgaaagaattatttattcatatctataatctataaaattaataaagaaaatacacTTGAAGTTGTTTTATAAGTTAGCTTTTTTATGTACacacttttttctattttaaataataatagtaatagatGAACTATTTTTACAAGTATTATAGAAATTCAATTCCTATTTCAtttagattatttatttaaaagattaaaaataaaaaaaataagagctAAATAAATAGACATAACGTTTCCACaagttttatataaaatcaaatgaaataaaatttattgacttAAAAACAAACGAAAGGTTCTTTCAAACTGCATtcatgtgtttttttaataaattttttattttaaacattagattcattagtttagttttaaaatttaagaggATAATTGGTCTAACTTATTATATGAGACAAGTTTCTAGTatgtaaagttttatatattaaacaagtATTTGGCAGATTATACGCCTATttgaataaatgaaaaataaatgtaaatcatataaaatcaataaattagtattttaaatatatgaag
This Vigna angularis cultivar LongXiaoDou No.4 chromosome 4, ASM1680809v1, whole genome shotgun sequence DNA region includes the following protein-coding sequences:
- the LOC108321788 gene encoding uncharacterized protein LOC108321788 isoform X1 codes for the protein MHKTNLTVTKLRSSNFVCYLWSARIICQGEKGSWQVKVWNCTHYKIPCPIIHSYSFTCPPKLHNESQPHLFYITLDQQHILLILTNNLNFPLSFSTMESHASNSNSHPNHNNNHHHHHPPRFKPSQPISDRIVRALRHRLRLLHRAGSTFFIFGATGNVYTVTLSSTPSCTCPDRTTPCKHILFVFIRVLGVSLDDVCLRRRTLRPCQLQRLLGKPTLPEAVAGGTLRQRFHQLFFGGGSRRPKIETEEGATCPVCLEEMEKEQKLVACGTCRNPVHEECLMRWKRTRGRRSASCVICRARWRDTAEQDQYLNLSAYVSEDDIGEPAGGLCTG
- the LOC108321788 gene encoding uncharacterized protein LOC108321788 isoform X2, whose translation is MESHASNSNSHPNHNNNHHHHHPPRFKPSQPISDRIVRALRHRLRLLHRAGSTFFIFGATGNVYTVTLSSTPSCTCPDRTTPCKHILFVFIRVLGVSLDDVCLRRRTLRPCQLQRLLGKPTLPEAVAGGTLRQRFHQLFFGGGSRRPKIETEEGATCPVCLEEMEKEQKLVACGTCRNPVHEECLMRWKRTRGRRSASCVICRARWRDTAEQDQYLNLSAYVSEDDIGEPAGGLCTG